GCGGGCAGACAATGCATGAATACGGCGTCGTTGCGCGCCTGGCGCATCAGCTCCCAGTTGACCTGGTAGTCGGCGAAGGCCCGGCGGCGTGCCGCCTGCTCCTCCTCCTGGCCCATGCTGGCCCACACGTCGGTGACGATCAGGTCGGAATCCTGGGCGGCATCCAGCGGGTCGGGGTGCAGACGGGCGTTCGATGCCGTGGCCTTGAGGATGTCGGGGTCGGGCTCATAGCCGCGCGGGCAGGCGATGCGCAGCTCGAAATCGAGCATCTGGGCGGCATTCATCCAGGAGTGGCACATGTTGTTGCCGTCACCGACCCAGGTGACCCGGCGCCCGGCGATGTCGCCGCGGTGTTCGGCATAGGTCTGCAGGTCGGCGAGCAGCTGACAGGGGTGAAACAGGTCGGTCAGACCGTTGATCACGGGCACGCTGGAATTCTCCGCAAAGCGCACCAGTTTGTCGTGCTCATAGGTGCGGATCATGATCACGTCGACCATGCGTGACAGCACGCGGGCCGTGTCCTCGATCGGCTCGCCGCGCCCCAGCTGGGTGTCGCGCGGGGAGAGGAACAGGGCATGTCCGCCCAGCTGCGCCATGCCGACCTCGAACGAGACGCGGGTGCGGGTGGAGGATTTCTCGAACACCATCGCCAGGGTTTTGCCCTTGAGCGGTTCGTGCGCGGTGCCGTCGCGCTGCAGTTGTTTGAGCTCCGAGGCGCGACTGACCAGCTGACGCAATTCCTCAGTGGACAGATCACGCAGCGTCAGGAGATGACGGGGATTCATGCGGCGGTCTCCTCGGCAAGCAGTTCGATGACCAGGTCGCTCACGCCATTCACAATCTGGTCGGCTTCGTCATTGGTGATGATCAACGGCGGCAGTAGACGGACGACACACTCCGCGGTCACGTTGATCAGCAGGCCCTTTTCGAGGGCGCGGCCGACGAGCACGCCGCAGGGACGGTCGAGCTCGATGCCGAGCAGCAGGCC
This region of Gammaproteobacteria bacterium genomic DNA includes:
- the argF gene encoding ornithine carbamoyltransferase, with translation MNPRHLLTLRDLSTEELRQLVSRASELKQLQRDGTAHEPLKGKTLAMVFEKSSTRTRVSFEVGMAQLGGHALFLSPRDTQLGRGEPIEDTARVLSRMVDVIMIRTYEHDKLVRFAENSSVPVINGLTDLFHPCQLLADLQTYAEHRGDIAGRRVTWVGDGNNMCHSWMNAAQMLDFELRIACPRGYEPDPDILKATASNARLHPDPLDAAQDSDLIVTDVWASMGQEEEQAARRRAFADYQVNWELMRQARNDAVFMHCLPAHREEEVTTEVLEGPHSVVWDEAENRLHAQKALLEFLLARG